The genomic window TTACCCTCCCTACTCTTTGGGctaaaaatgtcatttcctttctgAGAATATTTGGGGATTGATTTTGTAACGTTATTTGGTGAAATTACAAAATTTGCAGGTCTCACGTAGTACTAGTAAAATGAACCCAGACATTTGATAGCTTCCCTCCTGGATTTAATATGTGCGTTGATGGCTAAATATCAAGAAAGGAATTTTAACCTGTTTAATAATCTGAGAAGAGGATGAGAGTTGATAAAGACTtcagtaaaaaaatgtttaagtcaaATGTCagctttttttccctaaaaaaatgtgtttttttggaAATTGACCTATATGGATTGCTTTAATTTCTAACAATTCTGGATAATTAAGATGTTATTTTACTCCAAATCATAACAGCTATAGGCAAAGCTTATCCAGCTGCATTCCATGCACAGAAATGCAtagaattttcatatttaattattatttttcctttagatttcGTGGTGTGCATCATGCCTTTGCAAAAATCTTATCTGAAGGAGGAATACGTGGGCTTTGGGCAGGCTGGGTACCCAATATACAAAGAGCAGCACTGGTGAATATGGGAGGTAATGGAAACTTTATTGAATTCTGAGAAGTCATACTGCCTTGATCACCGTAAGGTTAAGCACTTACATCggggaaaatgaaattttttttatcagttttagtaATGTATATTGGCAACAGTCTTATTTTatgttgttaatattttaattgaatattttcccTAGAGCATTTTTACTCTTCTCCATGGTGATCTATGAAAAGGATTTCCTAAAACAAGCAAATTGTGACAATAAGGATATTAAGACTAAATAATTTCTGAGGTCTCCTCTCCACCTACACCCTCCTCTAAGACTCAAAGTGGCACATGTAACCATGTGGTAATCACTCTATCCAGACTGTCCAAATCGTTCCCCCAGTAACCCTGCTCCTACTGCTGTATAACCCAGCTTgtgcagccaggcaccccaggctggAAGCCTGAACATTTCCTTAACTCATCCTGTCCCTCACCTTTGATATTCAGTCACTAATTGCTTCTGtcttctaaatatttcttaaaagcatCCCCACCCAATACATAACACCATAGTGTCCTTAAAACCACCATTTTTACAATACTCACCATCAAAGCCACATAGCTAGAGCACTGACACAGCCATCCAGCAGATGTCATTCTTTGTCCTCATTATTTGTACCCAATACCCAGAGGGATTTATCGAAAATACACATCTGAACATGGTACTGGGACCCTTAAAACCCTTCACTGGCTTCTCATCCCTCACAGAACAAAGTGGAAATTCTTCATCACATAACTCAGAAAGTCTGCACAATCCAACTGGTGCTTCGGGGAATTGAGCAATTCATTGACGGAGGAGTAAAGAATGAAGTAGAGAGTCACGAACTAGAAGGTTCCACTGCCTACACATATCACACTGTTCTTCACCTCATACTttgttcttccctctcttcttctatcTAGTTTTCTCCTGCAGATCACTTAGCACCAGCTGAAGTGTCTCTCCACCATGTGATTTTCCTGAACCCCACAACCACCCTGCCCTAGCCACGTTGTGTTAGATGTCCTTTCATGTGTTTCTGAAGTTCCCGGTGCTTATCTCTGTTATTGCTTGTACCTCATTCCATTGCTTTCTAGTATATGTTTATCTCCACTAGATTATGAGTTCTCTGAAGGCAAggaccatgttttatttatcattattttcctaGTCCCTTAACATGTTGTCACTAAACAgttgatgaatgaattaatgaatgaaagaatcaTTTCTAAGACCAAAATTATGTGATTCTAGGAAATTAACAGATAGCCTTTTTGAGGGGTGTAGGAACATATCACATAAACCTCAAAGAAAGcaaatctgttttcttattattattattttgccattTCAGTCCATCCATGTCTACTGTATCATACTTGTGGATATTTTGGTATCAGGAATCTTGTCTGATTGTAGTTTCTCAATTCGATGCTTCAAAATCTCTTGTAGCTCAGATTTCTCTCCTAGGTTCCCAGTTATTTACTCAGAATGTTCACTTAGGTTTTCTCAAATACATTGCTTTGTGTCCAAACCACACTCATTTATCAAACCACTTCCTTCTCCATTCTTCCCAATCTCAGAATATGATAAAATCTTCTCATCTGACCAACGCAGAAACCTAAGCatgatttttgtctctttcctttcacTTCAAGTCCAGCCACTTCTGTCTCCTAGCTAAATCTCACATCCACCTACTTCTTCTTGTCCAAGGAGCCACTCCTTTGTCCAAGTATAATTTATCTTCCCTCACTGGATCACTACAAAAGCCTCCAAACTGGTCTCCCCATACCCACCCTACAGCCATTGTGTGCCACCTTGCATCTGAAAGTGCTCCCATCAAGGTCACCAATCCATCAtcttacttaaaacattttaaattggcCAGTTCTCATTTTCACCATCTCCAAAAATGTCAGCAGTGCTGACAGACAGAGTGTTAAACCCAAAATGTTATAGTCCTCTTTGACCCCTTTCTTTCGCTCTCTATACAGTCTGCGGGCTAATCCTGTTGATTCTGCCTTTAAAACTTGTCCTGAATCTGACCAGCGCTCCACAACTCCCTTATCCAAAGCATCATCATCTCTTCCCAGAATAAATGCAATCGTCTCATGTCTCATCTGCCTTGTCTCCCTATAGTCTCCTCACAGCCAAATAAGCAGAGTAGTCCTTGTAAAGAATAGCTTAGATCAGTTCACtgctctgctcaaaaccctccgtTGGCTTCTGTTGCTCTCCATCTCTGGACTCGTACTTCTCTGACACTTACTTGCTTCTGTTAGACCAGTATTCTTGCTGTTCCTCTAACGCACGAAGCTGACTGTCACCTCAGGGATATAATGCATACTGTTGTTTTTCCTGGAACACTTTCTCTTAGATTATCTCCAAGGtctattttctcatgttttctttagGCTGCTGCTCAGATGTTATTaagaagccttctctgatcaCCATCTTTAAAATTGATATACATCCTTCTTCTCCACCCTCTGGTCGTCTTATCCCCCTTGCTTTGCCTTATTGGTTATTTGTATCTGAAATGCCATGTGGTTTACTTCTTTGTTCACTGTTCATCCCTCAACAAAGAATGAGAATTTTGTTCGGTTTGTCCATGGCTCTTTCCCCAGCGTCTAGAATAATGCCTACCACATGCTAGACGCTCACACATTTAGTGAATGATCAAATGCATCCATCCATTCTTGCCTCTTTACAGTTCACTTCCCTGTGCTTCACTGTAGGTAATCTTCATAAGACTCCAGTGTTGTGAGATACCACTGCCCTGTTTAAAACTCTTTAACAGCTCTGCATTgtcattaggaaagaaaaaaaaaacataaaaagcttAACAGAGAGTAATAGTCAGGACCTTTTATTATAAGTGACAGAATTGCAACTCAACTTAAATTaggattaaaaaaaggaatttatcagCTCAAATACTGAGAAAGGCCACCAGTTGAGCTGACTTTATGCTTAGCTGGATTCAGATGTTCAAACGATATAATtgagtgtctgtctctcttcctcttctcctccccctccatctGTGGCTTGCTTTCCTCTGCTTGAGAACAATAATGGTATCTTTCATTCCCGCCCCCAGCCTAACATATTCACAACATGAAAGACATTtgttgtcaaatgaatgaatattccagccttctttttcttgttaattgCCAGATTTAACCACTTATGATACAGTGAAACACTATTTGGTACTGAATACACCACTTGAGGACAATATCACGACTCATGGTTTATCAAGGTAAGTGATTATTTTagtttgattgattttttttgtgtgtcactTTCCTTGCATATTTGGCATCAATTCTAACCTTCTGTCTCTTTTGATTGAGAATCTAgtgatattggggcgcctgggtggcgcagtcggttaagcgtccgacttcagccaggtcacgatctcacggtctgtgagttcgagccccgcgtcgggctctgggctgatggctcggagcctggagcctgtttccgattctgtgtctccctctctctctgcccctcccccgttcatgctctgtctctctctgtcccaaaaataaataaaaaacgttgaaaaaaaaaatctagtgatATTACCCTTAGAGTAAGGTGATAGTACAAAGGACAGATTTTCTTTACAAAGGACAATTTTCTTAAAGATAGTTGcagttattatgctaagtgaaattagtcagagaaaagacaaatatctcatgacttcactcatatgatgactttaagatacaaaacaggtgaacacatgggaagggaagcaaaaataatataaaaacagggagggggacaaaacataagagactcttaaatacagagaacaaacagggttgctggaggggttgtgggagggaggatgggctaagtgggtaaggggcgttaaggaatctactcctgaaatcattgttgcactatatgctaactaacttggatgtaaatttaaaaataaatagattattggggcacctgggtggctcagtcggttgagtgtccgacctcagctcagttcatcatctcgcagtttgtgagtttgagccccgcgtcaggctctgtgctgacagctcggagcctggagcctgctttggattctgtgtctccctctctctctgcccctcccccactgttctctgtctctctctgtctatcaaaaataaataaatgtaaaaaaaatacattaaaaaatagattgttaaaattaaaaaaaaattgttgcagTTAAaacgggggagagacagaggtgcAGAATGTTTCATATTAAACCTTTCCAAATATTTGCACCTTGATGGGACCCTCCTGGGGTCAGATTCTGGTGATTCAGTTCTCAAATTCAGTCCCACAGATATGTTTGAGCATCTTTTTGATAAAGGCACCTGCAGGGCTCTGCAGTGGGTACAGAAGGTAACCCAGGCTCCTTTGCAAGGAGCTGACCAAGGGGAAAGCAAGACGAGTATAAAAACAACATAAGGTAAATGCTGAAAGAAAGTGATTACTTACTGTAGCattcaaagaggaagaaaaaagtaacCATCTGGAGGGGCCTATAAAGAAGACAGGATTAGCTAAGTGTTTTGAAGGGCTGGAGTGTtgacagagacaggaagtagaacaCTCCAGGAAGGAGCAGTACCTTAATCTCTTTGCAACACAATTTCAAATTATCCATTGGAGTGGTTACTTTATAAATATCTAGTATCCTGAACATTGTGATGATTTTATTTAGCTTCTGATCACGTGTCCAAATTCCAGGACCTTTATGCCATTTAAAGAACCCCAAAAGTATATTAATAGTGTCAAACCAATGACATTTGGAGATATAGAGATAGAAGTCATTCCTCATTTCAGATTCACCTTAATATTCCTTGAGTAGCTTTTCTTTATTCCtccactttaaatataagtgTTATCCTTAGCGCTACTAGGGCAATCTCTGTATATGTCTTTGCTTACCATCCTTTCCATTCCAAATTCTCACCCACGTGTGTTCCCAAGCTACACCATACTTTCTGTAGCCAGTAGTCTGGCCTCCTCTttcagaggaaactgaggatttCGGCTTCCTTCTGCTTCTTACTTCCATCCTTGTACACATATGTATTACACGTGTACCCACCCTTACCATCTTTCCTGCACTGTCTTTGTTCATGCTGTTCACTCTGCCCAGGAGTCGTTCGTCTCCCATTTCGACCTAGTCAGGTCATCTTGTGAGACTCTCTCATCTTTCCAGACACTGTGTGTTCCAGTGTTATGATCTACTTACTCTAGGAGCAGGATATTCAGATCTGTCCTGGGGTCCCACACTGATATTGCCactctttccttttcattgtctttctatCCAAATGGTCTCTGAAGTACCACACTTATAACCAAAGAACCATGGATTTCCCAGCGAGCGTAAATCTTCCTACCGTATACTACTCCACCAAACAGGTCTGTCTTTTTTGGAAAGACATAAGATTTTCAGCTATATATATTCCAGCCCTAATCTGAAATAACATAGTCTGATTATTCTCTAATTCAGGTTTTAGGAAAATGAATTCTCTAATTCAGGTTTTAGGGCATTTGGTTCATTTTTGAGCTCTACCCACCAGATCAGGTTTTTTAATGGGTTGATATGAATATGTGTGGTATAATGAGGCAGCTCAAAATCTGCTAACCATGAACTCTAAGTAAGTAAACAGTGCTGTGTGATCTGGAAGTTCTGGATACTGTGTCATAGAATAAAATGAATGCTCATGGAGGCTTGAAGGGGATTGCAGCTGTACAATCAGAGAGCTTTATATGAGCCATCAACACCAAGGGAAAAATGAgtttgatataaataaaaatgatataagcACTGAACTGCGCACTTAAAAGTggtcaaaatggtaaattttgtgttgtgTCTATttaaccacaatttttaaaaatggtgtaaGTAAAAGTACCTCTCCCAGGGTAGAGCAGGAACAGTAAAAGACAAGTCAGGATTTTAGTGAGGTGAGAAAGCAGGTGACACGTTATGTTTAATAAAGAAAGCAGAGGAACAGTGGAGAGTTGAATTAATGGTCAGGCGATGATAAAGAACAGAAAGgccagaataatctttttttttttcttatttttttaatgttttttttttttttgagaggatggagtgggagggagggagggggagagagagagagagagagagagagagagagagaaaagaagaaggagaagaagaaggaggaggagggggagggggaggaggaggaggaggaagagagggaatcccaagcaggctctgatcaggctctgctttctgaccaaagtggggctcagtctcaagaaccatgagatcacgacctgagccgaaaccaagagctggactcttacctgactgaaccacccaggcacgccttttttcttcttttcaaatcaTGAGGCTATTGAGAGGTAAAACTGGCTAGTTTACTCTCTGTGAAGACGATACATGAGCATGATTATTTAGTTCATCCTTGAGAGGATCACTTTCTCTGAAACGGTGCTGATGGAATATCTGACACTGGTCTTGCAGATAGCCATTGGGCCTTCTGGAGAGATCAGAAGACTCACCCTGTCACTTTCTGTCCATTATCACTTCAGCTGTGGCCTGGGCTTCATTTGGGGGTATTACTCGCAAGGAGCGATAAAGGCCAATAGCAAAAAGCAGCAACGTCCATTTCAGTGCAAGTAGCTTGAGCAAAATCCATGTTCCTTTTATTGccctatcttttcattttgaccCTAGATACCAGCTTATTTGAGGCCTCTTTAACACATTATTTgctctttcaatgtttatttttttaaagaagtctagCCAAAGCACACTATATCCTTAGGTGTTAGTTAAGATTTTCTGTGTGAAAATATGAAGGTGTATTAAAATTGATGGTATTAAGCTTTCAAAGAATCTGAACTAACAGGGAAGAATATGAAAAGAGCAGTTGTGTGCACCTACTGGAAAGTATATGGTGAAACAAGAGCTCTTCCCACATAGACAATGGCTGTTATGTGGACAGAGACACAAGGAGTTATTAGGTCACTTGCTGTAGTATATGAAATAGGCTGTATGTACGTGACATACAGTTGGCTCATTTGCTGTAACATGAAATAGGTTATATGATTTCCTTCTCTCGAATTCAAGTATTTCTAAAGtaattttctcctttgaattATAAATCCTGGCTGGAAAGAGGTAGACAGAGTCTGGGTACTTCCTAGAGTAAGAGAGAGTATGAAAATTCCTAAGGTAGCTTCAACTTCCTGCCATAGAGCCTTCAGAGATTTCAAAAGCCTTGGCACAGAAGCCAGTGGTCCCTTCCCTGTATTTGTGAGGTATTTGATGTCCTAGAAGGACCTAAAAGTTTTCCACGGTTTTCCTTTCCAGCTTTCCATTGGCCGTTTATGTTTGTAAGCCGTTATGCTTACTGCCACGATCCCAGTCTGCAGATTCGGCTTCTGGGACATGGGACTTCCATTCTCTATGACTCAGGTCAACCACCCTTTTACTCATCATATGTCTTTCTCATGGAAAAGTTTCAAGAAGTTCATGGGTTTTCAGTGTGTGGATGCTCATGCTCTGTAATTGCCTCTCATGCCCACATATATAATGAACTGCCGGTGGTTTCTTCACTTCTCAGTCTCTTGATTAACTTCTCAGTATCTTCTCAGAATCTTGATTTACTCTGCAGTAGGCTGACCATATCCATTTTGTCTTCTCTGAGTAACTGACATGCCATGTTCAAGAAGGAGTGATTAGCCTTGGTGGATAAAGGAAGAAGGGATAAGCCTAAACTTCTTAGCCCTTATGCCTGAACATAGattcaaagaaaaacaggaatTTTCCTACTAGATGGGGGTGCAGAACATTCCAAATGGAAGAACTGAAGACACGGAGGTGTTACATAGTATGGGAAGTAGAGAGAACTACACTTCGTTATGTTGTTAGAGCATAATGGGCAAAGAGGGATGTGATTTTGGAGTAATGTGTGCGGCAGCCAGTGTAGAAGCTAAATCAGGTAATAGGGAATGAGTCTTAGATGCCTCTAAGTAGGGAAAAATGACATAGTTAgacttgtattttagaaagatcctTTAGGCTGGCGGGAAAAGGTAAGGTTATTATATTCAAATCAAATAGCTTAGTGAAGTGAGGCTTAAACAGTGGTCAGAGTgaactttttcttatttgttaacTATTAACCAAAGTAGGTGATTCCCTTGCTTCCGATCCTCTCGATGACTTCCTTTCATATCTAGGATAAAATCAGACTCCTTAAATAACCTTCATGGGCTGATCTCTGCCTGCTTCTTTAGTCTTTCACATGGCTGGCCTCCCTCCTTCAGGACGCCATAGCCCTGCTGGCCGCCTTCTGGCTGTTAAGCACACCAAGGGCACTTTCCGACTCACGGCTTCTCCTGGGCTGTTCCTCTTGCCTGCAACACTCTTCCTCCGTGTCTTCACACGGATGCTTCTCACCATTCAGGTCTCGGTTCTGCTGCTGCCCCAGAGCCTCTCCCCGGCTGCCTGTCACCCAGTTACTCCCTAGCACACTgtcccattttggtttttttttcattgcactTACCTGCATCTGAAATTATtcatttcctctctgccccttcccaactaaGTGCCTCAGGGACAGGACCGGGTGTGTCTTCCCCACTGCCTAGAAGAGCGCCTGCCACCAGCAGGTGTTCCGTATATACTTGTCGACCGgacattatttttagtttttcttttttctacctctTTAGTGAATTCATTAAGCATTGACTTTAAGGTAAACTAAGATCATTATGAAGAATAATACAATGATACATACATTCTTTCTGTCTACATATCAaatttccctttctcaaaatttagaaacccctatgtttattatcTTTCAAATTCGTTTCTTTGTATTTACAGTTTATGTTCTGGACTGGTAGCTTCTATTCTGGGAACACCTGCTGATGTCATCAAAAGCCGAATAATGAATCAACCACGAGATAAACAAGGAAGGTAGATAGAAAGTCTTTGCTATTCATGTGTTCGAATGTCTGTAATAATAATGTTTCTTTAAGATGTTTCCCTGCATTTATTCTTGTTAGAAATGAATACATGTGTTCGTGTGTTCAACCAGCAAACTGTTTGTATGTAATTTCTTGCTCTTTGTCTGAGGGAAAAGTACTGTGCATTTGAGGATATAAACTAATTTAATGATCATATTATTTAGACACAAGGTATTTATtgtgattttattgttttcaaagagTTTATGAAAATATACTCTGCTGAGAATTTACAGAGCACTTTCTTCAGAAGCTTATGACTTACAGGTAACACGGAGAATTTGATTTGATATAAAACACTATATTCTCTCTGGAAGAGATCAGGTAGAGCGAATTCTAAGTATAAGACTAAGGGTGGGATGAATCAGAAGAGTCAGCCTTAGACATCTAAAGAAAATACCTTTAAACTCAAAAGAGGTGATTTATATATACTGAACTACAAATAGTATTTGTTCTAAGCTAgcagaaaatatttaagtttcaTTAGAGTAAGTTTGCttagactattttttatttatgttttctgtacACATCCATTTACACACAAGAAATTTAGTAGAACTGTCTTCTGTCCTTTTTAGGGGACTTTTGTATAAATCATCAACTGACTGCTTGATTCAGGCTGTTCAAGGAGAAGGATTCATGAGTCTATATAAAGGCTTTTTACCGTCTTGGCTGAGAATGGTAACGTCaggtttttcctttgtttttgttttctttgtacttaaattgcttttaatctgtaaatattttcccctttctcttttggtttttagCATGGCTCTGCCCCCAAACcacaattctttctctttttttatatctttttttgttttctttttacctctccTCAGAGTCCTGTTACCTTTCTTGgtagaataaagtaaaataattcagttaCATCCAGAAATAAATAAGTTGATATTCTGTTGTTATAAAGCCAGAGGAGAGGGTTTTTCTGCAATTTAAAAACCTTTAGTGGTCTATTTAGTCAAAGTACTGTAGTCTGGGACAGGTATAAAGATTTTATGCTAGAGACCATTCCTATGGAAATGTTACTGTTTCAAACAAATTTTTGTTACTTTGATGGCAAATGTTGCATTATCCGTTAATACTTATCACCACAAAGCTCTGCTTAGTAAGAAAGCCTTATGTCATTTTTATTAGGTCTGGATGTTATTTTTTATGGAGGTGGACAAAGATGTAGTGTGAGACCTACTCAAGTAACAACATATATAATAAACACAGGGTACTCAAGGATTTTGTAAGTTGGAACATGTTTGAAAGACTGAGTCGTGCATTTAGAAATTCAAACAATCAGTACGTTACACAATATGATaatattaattgagcacctactccaTGCAAAGCCCTGTACTCAACGCCTGGTTTGGGGGGATGAACAGAAGAGTCTCACCCCCTGCCCTAGTGCCAGAGCTGCTGGTTTGATAAGGGCCAAACACTGAATAAAAAACTGGAAGTGATGAGTGGTAGAAGAAAAGTGCATGGTGCTATGGCAATATATAGCAAGTGCATACAGCCTAGGCCTGGAGATTAAGAATACCTCCACGGACAATGGACTTTAGAATTGAGTTTTGAAGAATGGGTAGGACTTAGCCAGgtaaaaagagcagaaaaaaacatcCTAGGTAGAGGGAATCATTGGAATGGACAGAGAACACGAGGAGTTCGAGGAACTGAAGGAAACCCAGCCGGCCGAGGCATGAAGACATGGAGGAGAGAGGTACAAGGTGaggccagagagaggcagagatcagTGTGGGAAGGGTCATAGGACCCATAAGAGTGAGGGGCACCGGCTTGatgatatgtgtatttttaaaaagatcattccaGCTGCCATGTGGATTAGAAAAAGGCCAGGAACAGTAGTAGATGAGACATAATGATAGTGTGGACTAGAGTATcacaatggggaaagaaaaagatagatcTACAAAATAATTTAGGAGAAAGCAAGGAGCTAGAAGCATGACAAGCATGACTGGATGAGGAGGGGAAGATGgtcaaagaaagcaagaaatgcTGGGTTTCATTCCCAGATTCCCAACCTGAGCAACGGATGATGTAATATCCTAACACGGAGATCATTTGTAGGGATGATTTCATGGTAGAATAACAAGTTTAGCTCTAGATTTGTTAAGTTTTGAATACTCATAGGACATCTAAGAACAGAGGTCTAGATAACTAGCTTCGTATATTGATCTGGATCTTACAGAAAATATGGGGATGGAGATTTAGAGGGGAGCACTGTCTACAGATAGATGGGAATTGAAGCTCTGAGAATAAGTGACATCACCAAGCAATAGTAGGTATCTATTAACATGGATTTAGTAGCCAAAGCCCTGGGCAATAGCTGGTCCAAAAGTGTACCCAAGTGTAAAACCTTATTTTGATTGTCTAGATTGTATCTTGAAATTATCTCAAATCTATGGATGTTTCTTAATGGAAAGGAGGATTTTGATTTGGCCTGCCATGAACCAGGCACTATCGTAAGTGCTGGTAGCCCTAGGGAATAAGTTTTTTGCCTGAGAGGAGCTTATAATGTGATGGAAAATGTAGACATGTAAATAGTGAAAATTACAGAATAAAGTTAACATTATTAAATCACTTGGTAAGAGCACCAACACCGTGCTAATCATTTTCACGGATTAACTCACTGAACTCTCCCAACAATCTCTTCAGTAGGTTATTGTGATTTCTCTCTTAGAGAGGAGTAACAAAAGCTTAGAGTATAAAGAACTCAGCCAGGCTAGGTAGTTATCAATTCGTGGCATCAGGGAGGCAAACCCAGCAAGTCTGACTCCAGAGGACATGGTCTTGCTAAGCAGTTTGTATTACTGCTCTACTAGtggtataaacaaaatgtgttggGAACACGGGTAGTGAAGTAAACATGGCTCTGACTGTTTGGGAAGGCACAAAAGTCTTCTGCAGAGGTACGTTTGATCCGAGCTTTGAAAGATCAATAGGCATTTATCAAGAAAAGCAGTATGAGCCTAGAGATCAACTCATGCGTGGACCCGGTAGGTTGGGGCAACTGCAGAAAATTCGGTGTAGCTGGAGAATAGGTCCTCAGGGGAGACGTGGTGGGACAGAATTCTAGAGAAGTACCTACGGACTGGGTTATAAAAGGACCTTACCGGGGTCAGTTTGCTGGTTGAGGTAAAACCCCGGAGCAAGCAAGCAGCTGTTTAATCATGGGAGGAAAGTACTAAGGTTTGTTTGGGGACAGGACTACTTTGGCAGCAATATAGAAGATACATTTAAAGCCAGGACCCAAGAAAGGAAGTTTTATCCGCGCTCTATCCTGGAGATGATTGTAAAAATGGAGCAAAGACATATTCTAGAGACATATATGGTTAACTCCATAGGACTTAACTGACTCCATATAAAAGGTGGGGAGGGAACAAAGGAAATGGGACTTTTGTAAGTCTAGTGTGGGAGACTGTGAGGATGGTGAGGCCATTGGTGAAAAAATCAGGGGCAGGAGGCGTGAGGGCAGGGAGAATATCCAAGTCCAAAGGAATACCGAGACCACTGAATCTGACCCATTCTCTTTGTGCGTGAGACTCaggaaatataaatgagaaaaaaaaagagtacttcaTATAGGACAGGCACTGTGAGAAGTCTTTGAGAACCTAGTAAAACAGGTGgtgttatcctcatttttcaggtgagaaaaACATGGCTCAAAGGATGAGACGCTTGCCCAAGTTCATTTAGCTGGtatgtggcagagctgggaactAGCTGTGGGTCTGTTCAGCTCTGAAGCCATGCTCCTAG from Neofelis nebulosa isolate mNeoNeb1 chromosome 6, mNeoNeb1.pri, whole genome shotgun sequence includes these protein-coding regions:
- the SLC25A27 gene encoding mitochondrial uncoupling protein 4 isoform X8 — encoded protein: MVTYEHLREVVFGKSEDKHYPLWKSVIGGMMAGVVGQFLANPTDLVKVQMQMEGKRKLEGKPLRFRGVHHAFAKILSEGGIRGLWAGWVPNIQRAALVNMGDLTTYDTVKHYLVLNTPLEDNITTHGLSSLCSGLVASILGTPADVIKSRIMNQPRDKQGRGLLYKSSTDCLIQAVQGEGFMSLYKGFLPSWLRMVTSGFSFVFVFFVLKLLLICKYFPLSLLVFSMALPPNHNSFSFFISFFVFFLPLLRVLLPFLVE
- the SLC25A27 gene encoding mitochondrial uncoupling protein 4 isoform X2; protein product: MAPGEQVPSVGLRGYRGRARYPAAPAWASPASRRATFPLDLTKTRLQMQGEAALARLGDGARESAPYRGMVRTALGIVQEEGFLKLWQGVTPAIYRHVVYSGGRMVTYEHLREVVFGKSEDKHYPLWKSVIGGMMAGVVGQFLANPTDLVKVQMQMEGKRKLEGKPLRFRGVHHAFAKILSEGGIRGLWAGWVPNIQRAALVNMGDLTTYDTVKHYLVLNTPLEDNITTHGLSSLCSGLVASILGTPADVIKSRIMNQPRDKQGRGLLYKSSTDCLIQAVQGEGFMSLYKGFLPSWLRMVTSGFSFVFVFFVLKLLLICKYFPLSLLVFSMALPPNHNSFSFFISFFVFFLPLLRVLLPFLVE
- the SLC25A27 gene encoding mitochondrial uncoupling protein 4 isoform X1 → MSVPEDEERLLPLAQRWPRASKFLLSGCAATVAELATFPLDLTKTRLQMQGEAALARLGDGARESAPYRGMVRTALGIVQEEGFLKLWQGVTPAIYRHVVYSGGRMVTYEHLREVVFGKSEDKHYPLWKSVIGGMMAGVVGQFLANPTDLVKVQMQMEGKRKLEGKPLRFRGVHHAFAKILSEGGIRGLWAGWVPNIQRAALVNMGDLTTYDTVKHYLVLNTPLEDNITTHGLSSLCSGLVASILGTPADVIKSRIMNQPRDKQGRGLLYKSSTDCLIQAVQGEGFMSLYKGFLPSWLRMVTSGFSFVFVFFVLKLLLICKYFPLSLLVFSMALPPNHNSFSFFISFFVFFLPLLRVLLPFLVE
- the SLC25A27 gene encoding mitochondrial uncoupling protein 4 isoform X6, producing MQGEAALARLGDGARESAPYRGMVRTALGIVQEEGFLKLWQGVTPAIYRHVVYSGGRMVTYEHLREVVFGKSEDKHYPLWKSVIGGMMAGVVGQFLANPTDLVKVQMQMEGKRKLEGKPLRFRGVHHAFAKILSEGGIRGLWAGWVPNIQRAALVNMGDLTTYDTVKHYLVLNTPLEDNITTHGLSSLCSGLVASILGTPADVIKSRIMNQPRDKQGRGLLYKSSTDCLIQAVQGEGFMSLYKGFLPSWLRMVTSGFSFVFVFFVLKLLLICKYFPLSLLVFSMALPPNHNSFSFFISFFVFFLPLLRVLLPFLVE